From Saccharothrix espanaensis DSM 44229, the proteins below share one genomic window:
- a CDS encoding NAD(P)/FAD-dependent oxidoreductase, with the protein MNGIVIIGGGTAGISVAARLRRAGRRDVTLVEPAEVHHYQPLWTLVGGGRAPVSASARPMRSVVPRGVRWVRSAAVGVDPFARRVLLRDGGIGYDQLVVCPGIQLDWHRLDGLAQAVGHDGVSSNYAGAYAVEMWRFIREVKAGSAVFAMPSGPIKCGGAPQKIAYLAADHWRERGVLGRIDVHLVLPGTAMFAVPEYAAVLEGVARRYGIHVHLESEVVRVRPSAREVVVRGPDGERSLPYDVAHLVPPQSAPDWVKASPLAGPSGYLDVDPNTLRHLRFPDVFGLGDCAGTPNSKTGAAVRKQAPVLVANLLAVLAGRELPGSYDGYSSCPITTGRRTLLLAEFDYTGRPRPTVPLLGAVRERTDHNLVKRRILPFLYWNLMLRGLA; encoded by the coding sequence GTGAACGGCATCGTGATCATCGGCGGCGGCACGGCCGGGATCTCCGTGGCCGCCCGATTACGCCGGGCCGGGCGGCGGGACGTGACCCTCGTGGAGCCCGCCGAGGTGCACCACTACCAACCCCTCTGGACGCTGGTCGGCGGCGGGCGCGCCCCGGTGTCGGCCTCGGCGCGCCCCATGCGGTCCGTGGTCCCGCGTGGGGTGCGCTGGGTCCGGTCGGCGGCGGTCGGTGTGGACCCGTTCGCCCGGCGGGTGCTGCTGCGCGACGGCGGGATCGGCTACGACCAGCTCGTGGTGTGCCCGGGGATCCAGCTGGACTGGCACCGGCTCGACGGGCTGGCGCAGGCGGTCGGCCACGACGGGGTGTCCAGCAACTACGCCGGGGCGTACGCGGTCGAGATGTGGCGGTTCATCCGCGAGGTGAAAGCCGGCTCGGCGGTGTTCGCCATGCCGTCCGGGCCGATCAAGTGCGGGGGAGCGCCGCAGAAGATCGCCTACCTGGCCGCCGACCACTGGCGGGAGCGCGGGGTGCTCGGGCGGATCGACGTCCACCTGGTACTGCCCGGGACGGCGATGTTCGCGGTCCCGGAGTACGCGGCGGTGCTGGAGGGCGTGGCCCGGCGGTACGGGATCCACGTGCACCTGGAGAGCGAGGTGGTCCGGGTGCGCCCGTCGGCGCGGGAAGTGGTGGTGCGCGGGCCGGACGGGGAACGTTCGCTGCCCTACGACGTGGCGCACCTCGTGCCGCCGCAGAGCGCGCCGGACTGGGTGAAGGCGTCGCCGCTGGCGGGGCCGTCGGGCTACCTGGACGTGGACCCGAACACGTTGCGGCACCTGCGGTTCCCGGACGTGTTCGGGCTGGGCGACTGCGCGGGCACGCCGAACTCCAAGACCGGGGCGGCGGTGCGCAAGCAGGCCCCGGTGCTGGTGGCGAACCTGCTGGCGGTGCTGGCCGGGCGGGAGTTGCCGGGCTCCTACGACGGGTACTCGTCGTGCCCGATCACGACGGGCCGGCGGACGTTGCTGCTGGCGGAGTTCGACTACACGGGGCGACCGCGGCCGACCGTGCCGTTGCTCGGCGCGGTGCGCGAGCGAACCGACCACAACCTGGTCAAACGGCGGATCCTGCCGTTCCTGTACTGGAACCTGATGCTGCGCGGACTGGCCTGA
- a CDS encoding GntR family transcriptional regulator: MTPRALDRSGALPLWRQLQDDLVARLRAGEFDTGFPGELTLVDEYGVSRYTVRQALQRLRADGLVVAERGRQPRVSPAADVEQPLDTLYSLFASVEAAGLEQRSVVRVLDVRADGVVADRLDLEGSTPLVYLERLRLAAGTPLAIDRAWLPADLAAPVLTADFTHTSLYSVLAGRTGIRLDTSREEIRAVVPTAAERALLECGPEVACLSVHRQGSADGRPVEWRHTVVRGDRFAVTAEFTAGDRRPTRAVTAR, translated from the coding sequence GTGACTCCGCGAGCACTGGACCGGTCCGGCGCACTGCCGCTGTGGCGGCAACTCCAGGACGACCTCGTCGCCCGGCTGCGCGCGGGCGAGTTCGACACCGGCTTCCCCGGTGAGCTGACCCTGGTGGACGAGTACGGCGTGAGCCGCTACACCGTCCGCCAGGCGCTGCAACGGCTGCGCGCGGACGGCCTGGTGGTCGCCGAGCGGGGCCGGCAGCCCCGGGTCAGCCCGGCCGCCGACGTGGAGCAGCCGCTGGACACCCTGTACAGCCTGTTCGCGTCGGTCGAGGCGGCCGGGCTGGAGCAGCGCAGCGTGGTCCGGGTGCTGGACGTGCGGGCGGACGGGGTGGTCGCCGACCGGCTCGACCTCGAAGGATCCACCCCGCTGGTCTACCTGGAACGGCTCCGACTGGCCGCCGGCACGCCGCTCGCGATCGACCGCGCGTGGCTGCCCGCCGACCTGGCCGCCCCCGTCCTGACCGCGGACTTCACCCACACCAGCCTCTACTCGGTGCTGGCCGGGCGGACCGGGATCAGACTGGACACCAGCCGGGAGGAGATCCGGGCCGTGGTGCCGACCGCGGCCGAGCGGGCGCTGCTGGAGTGCGGGCCGGAGGTCGCGTGCCTGTCGGTGCACCGGCAGGGCAGTGCGGACGGGCGTCCGGTGGAGTGGCGGCACACGGTGGTGCGCGGCGACCGGTTCGCGGTGACCGCCGAGTTCACCGCCGGCGACCGCCGACCCACCAGGGCCGTGACGGCCCGCTGA
- a CDS encoding PadR family transcriptional regulator, producing MNAKRITAPLLDVLEVLADAFQRDEEPHGWTIMKAIKRSGPTVYGVLERLEEWGWVVGTWEDLPPDENRPRRRFYRLTPNGRVEAAALLAQRRPAAVVAARRSLPGGAV from the coding sequence GTGAACGCGAAGCGGATCACCGCGCCGCTGCTGGACGTGCTGGAGGTGCTGGCCGACGCCTTCCAGCGGGACGAGGAGCCGCACGGCTGGACGATCATGAAAGCGATCAAGCGCTCGGGCCCGACCGTCTACGGCGTCCTCGAACGCCTGGAGGAGTGGGGCTGGGTCGTCGGCACCTGGGAGGACCTCCCGCCCGACGAGAACCGCCCCCGTCGCCGGTTCTACCGGCTGACCCCCAACGGTCGGGTGGAGGCGGCGGCCCTGCTGGCACAACGCCGTCCGGCCGCCGTCGTCGCCGCCCGCCGGTCGTTACCCGGAGGTGCGGTGTGA